The following nucleotide sequence is from Cercospora beticola chromosome 2, complete sequence.
GAGACGAGATCTGGCGATACCTCGTCGTTCCAGCGCGCGACATCACAATCTTCAAGCCCAAATCTAACGATGTCAGCTGCGAGACAGAGCGACCGAATTGCTGCTACACGGTCCCACAACCATTCACCATCAACACCTGTCGACAGATGCGCACGGAAGTGTCTCGAGCCTACTACGCCTTCAACACCTTCCGCAGCCCGATCGACGACAAATGCAATATGAAACTTGTCTATTGGATCAGATCATTATCCGCAGATGACAGACGAGCGATTAGAAAGGTTGTTGTTGAACTCCGATTGAGCTATGCGACGACGCCTCGGGAAGAGAAGCAGTTGCGGATGCTAGCAGACCTGCGGGATTATCCAAGTCTGTGTCTCTTCATGGAGACAATGTCGGAAATTGATTTTGATCATCGTAAGCTGCAATATGATAACGGCTCGTCAGGTTCGCAGGACAAGTCGGTTGTGCAGAAGTGGTTCGCGAAGATGGAGATTTTGAAACAACAGGCAGTTGAAGCTGCTGCGTGGCGGGCAACAGAAGAACGCTTCTGGCAAGTTGTAAGATTTGAC
It contains:
- a CDS encoding uncharacterized protein (antiSMASH:Cluster_4), whose amino-acid sequence is MNRGSDIENKISPRPNISPIICQPDSCILLSKLPRELRDEIWRYLVVPARDITIFKPKSNDVSCETERPNCCYTVPQPFTINTCRQMRTEVSRAYYAFNTFRSPIDDKCNMKLVYWIRSLSADDRRAIRKVVVELRLSYATTPREEKQLRMLADLRDYPSLCLFMETMSEIDFDHRKLQYDNGSSGSQDKSVVQKWFAKMEILKQQAVEAAAWRATEERFWQVVRFDVDLVGSRRPSVKQS